One stretch of Diabrotica undecimpunctata isolate CICGRU unplaced genomic scaffold, icDiaUnde3 ctg00001367.1, whole genome shotgun sequence DNA includes these proteins:
- the LOC140431571 gene encoding uncharacterized protein translates to MVRNYVRKTEQQSWSLVALKNAIRTVKAGEMGYLKASKVYGIPKATLIRRCKEKVTRISPDEKGLGFYKTVFTKEQEEELYNYILDMEKRLYEITLLDLRHLAFQLAEKNNIDHPYNKTNKLAGLDWAYGFRKRHPGLSLRKPESTSAARAEAFNRYNVKQFFDLYKATLDSKHVNPTRVFNCDKTGLGTVPKCNSKILAHKGRKQVGRLTSADRSGITTAVICMSSSGIFIPPMLIFARKRMKVELQAGAPPGSIFACSDSGWINSELFLIWFQHFLQQTKPSEDDPILLISDGHSSHTKNIEVINLAREKHVHIICLPPHSTHRMQPTDVGVMAPLARYYDMALEKFLNNNPGRVVTTFQISKIFGEAFLQAATPLTAINAFKKCGIVPYDPNIFTDLDFAPSATTERDLENNSLPVSSQDEAIPSTSTAEPHLSQDEVIASTSVAKLHTGNDFQLTISPAHNRATTSFGANSPKDIRPLPKRSKLMEPKRKSKKGKTAVLTSSPYKLELELEINRKEAIETMKKLRKK, encoded by the coding sequence ATGGTACGAAATTATGTGAGGAAAACTGAGCAACAATCCTGGTCTCTTGTTGCCTTGAAGAATGCTATCCGGACAGTTAAAGCTGGGGAAATGGGCTATTTAAAAGCTAGTAAAGTTTATGGTATCCCGAAAGCAACATTAATTCGCAGATGCAAAGAAAAAGTAACAAGAATTTCTCCTGACGAAAAGGGTCTAGGTTTCTACAAAACGGTTTTTACCAAGGAACAGGAAGAAGAATTGTATAATTATATCTTAGATATGGAGAAGCGTTTATACGAAATTACTTTGCTTGATCTTCGTCACCTAGCTTTCCAGTTAGCCGAAAAAAATAACATAGACCAtccatataataaaacaaacaaacttgCAGGTTTAGATTGGGCGTACGGATTTCGAAAACGGCACCCAGGGCTTTCATTACGTAAACCCGAATCAACATCTGCTGCAAGAGCTGAAGCTTTTAATCGTTacaatgtaaaacaattttttgatctGTATAAAGCTACTTTGGATTCTAAACATGTCAATCCAACGCGTGTTTTTAACTGTGACAAAACAGGTCTAGGTACAGTCCCCAAATGTAATAGTAAAATCTTGGCGCATAAAGGACGGAAACAAGTTGGACGGCTTACTTCTGCTGATAGAAGTGGAATAACAACAGCCGTTATTTGCATGTCATCATCAGGAATCTTCATACCGCCGATGTTAATCTTTGCAAGAAAGAGAATGAAAGTTGAACTCCAAGCTGGTGCACCTCCAGGTTCAATATTCGCCTGTAGCGATAGTGGCTGGATAAATAGTGAACTCTTTTTAATATGGTTTCAACATTTTCTTCAACAAACGAAACCAAGTGAAGACGATCCGATCTTATTGATTTCGGATGGACACAGCAGCCATACAAAAAACATAGAAGTAATTAATTTGGCTAGGGAAAAACATGTACATATCATTTGTTTGCCTCCACATTCCACCCATCGAATGCAGCCAACCGATGTTGGTGTCATGGCTCCTTTAGCACGATATTATGATATGGCATTAGAAAAGTTTCTTAATAACAACCCAGGCAGAGTGGTAACAACTTTCCAAATCTCTAAAATTTTTGGTGAGGCTTTCTTACAAGCTGCAACACCTTTGACTGCTATTAACGCTTTTAAAAAATGTGGGATAGTACCTTATGATCCCAATATATTTACAGACCTCGATTTTGCACCATCTGCTACGACTGAAAGAGATTTGGAGAATAATAGTCTACCAGTGTCAAGTCAAGATGAGGCAATTCCTTCAACTTCAACTGCAGAGCCTCACTTAAGTCAAGATGAGGTAATTGCTTCAACCTCAGTTGCAAAGCTTCATACTGGTAACGATTTTCAATTGACAATTTCCCCTGCACACAATAGAGCAACAACTTCATTTGGAGCAAACAGCCCTAAAGACATTCGTCCTCTGCCAAAGAGAAGTAAATTAATGGAACCAAAGAGGAAATCCAAAAAAGGTAAAACGGCTGTACTGACATCTAGTCCGTATAAGCTAGAATTAGAACTTGAAATAAACAGGAAGGAGGCAATAGAAACAATgaaaaagctaagaaaaaaataa